In the Apteryx mantelli isolate bAptMan1 chromosome 1, bAptMan1.hap1, whole genome shotgun sequence genome, one interval contains:
- the LOC136990974 gene encoding olfactory receptor 52Z1P-like, which yields HTAFRPGTFLLVGIPGLEKFHLWISLPFFSMYIFALLGNLVLLFTIVREQSLHKPMYLFLSALTLADLLLSTTTVPRMLAIFWFRVRDISLGACIAQAFLIHFIFVAESAILVAMAFDRYVAICNPLRYVTLLTHSVIWRIELAAVVRSLCIVLPIFQLLLRLSYCRNRVIAHSYCEHMAVARLACTSIKVNVVYGLTVVLLSAGIDVVFIAVSYGLILRAVFQLPSAGARRKAMSTCGSHLCIIFLFYTPAFFSFFTHRFGGHSIPHHIHILLACLYVVVPPMLNPIIYGVNNKQIRETVMSMLSWMGNRRN from the coding sequence cacacagccttccggccaggaacattcctccttgttggcatcccaggcctggagaagtttcacctctggatttctctccccttcttctccatgtatatttttgcccttctaggcaacttagtcttgctatttaccatagtgagagaacaaagcctccacaagcctatgtaccttttcctttctgcattaacactagcagacttgctcttatctaccactacagtgcccaggatgttagctattttctggttcagagtgaGGGATATCTCTCTTGGTGCATGCATCGCTCAggcatttctcattcattttatttttgttgcagagtcagcaattctggtggccatggcctttgatcggtatgttgccatctgcaaccccctgagatatgtgactttattgacccactcagtcatatggagaatagagctggcagctgttgtcagaagcCTCTGCATTGTGCTCCCAATTTTTCAGCTGCTTCtaaggctgtcttactgcagaaacCGCGTTATCGCTCATTCGTACTGTGAGCATATGGCTGTAGCCAGACtggcctgcacaagcataaaagtcaatgTTGTGTATGGTTTAACAGTTGTCCTGCTTTCGGCAGGGATAGATGTAGtgttcattgctgtgtcttatggactgattctcagggctgtcttccagctgccctctgcaggtgcccgtcgcaaagctatgagcacctgcggctcccacctctgcatcatcttcctgttctacacgccggcgttcttctcctttttcacgcaccgctttggtggccacagcatccccCACCACatccacatcctgctggcctgtctctacgtagtggttccccccatgctaaatcccatcatttatggagtgaacaacaagcagattcgtgagacagtaatgtccatgttgtcttggatgggaaACCGGAGAAACTGA
- the LOC136990975 gene encoding olfactory receptor 52Z1P-like yields MADVNHTAFRPGTFLLVGIPGLEKFHLWISLPFFSMYIFALLGNLVLLFTIVREQSLHEPMYLFLSALTVADLLLSTTTVPRMLAIFWFRVGDISLGACIAQAFLIHFIFVAESAILVAMAFDRYVAICNPLRYVTLLTHSVIWRIELAAVVRSFCLVLPGFHLLLRLSYCRNRIIPHSYCENMGIARLACTSIKVNIVYGLTAALLSAGIDVVLIAVSYGLILRTVFQLPSAGARHKAMSTCGSHLCIIFLFYAPAFFSFFTHRFGGHSIPRHVHILLACLYVVVPPMLNPIIYGVNSKQIRETVMSMLSWMGSQRN; encoded by the coding sequence atggcagacgtcaatcacacagccttccggccaggaacattcctccttgttggcatcccaggcctggagaagtttcacctctggatttctctccccttcttctccatgtatatttttgcccttctaggcaacttagtcttgctatttaccatagtgagagaacaaagcctccacgagcctatgtaccttttcctttctgcattaactgtagcagacttgctcttatctaccactacagtgcccaggatgttagctattttctggttcagagtggggGACATTTCTCTTGGTGCATGCATTGCTCAggcatttctcattcattttatttttgttgcagagtcagcaattctggtggccatggcctttgatcggtatgttgccatctgcaaccccctgagatatgtgactttattgacccactcagtcatatggagaatagagctggcagctgttgtcagaagTTTCTGCCTCGTCCTCCCAGGTTTTCATCTGCTTCtaaggctgtcttactgcagaaaccgcattatccctcattcgtactgCGAGAACATGGGTATAGCCAGACtggcctgcacaagcataaaagtTAATATTGTGTATGGTTTAACAGCTGCCCTGCTGTCGGCAGGGATAGATGTAGTGctcattgctgtgtcttatggACTCATTCTCAGGactgtcttccagctgccctctgcaggtgcccgtcacaaagctatgagcacctgtggctcccacctctgcatcatcttCCTGTTCTATGCGCCGgcgttcttttcctttttcacgcaccgctttggtggccacagcatccccCGCCAtgtccacatcctgctggcctgtctctacgtagtggttccccccatgctaaatcccaTCATTTATGGAGTAAACAGCAAGcagattcgtgagacagtaatgtccatgttgtcttggatgggaagccagagaaactga